Proteins encoded in a region of the Zea mays cultivar B73 chromosome 4, Zm-B73-REFERENCE-NAM-5.0, whole genome shotgun sequence genome:
- the LOC100501994 gene encoding Probable glucomannan 4-beta-mannosyltransferase 11, whose protein sequence is MGVSEEAARVWAELPVRVDWAAAAAQCASLWAHARALLVAPAVRVLVLLSLAMTVMILAEKLFVCAVCLAVRALRLGPDRRYRWEPIGGGVGDEEEESGSGHGAKYPMVLVQIPMYNEREVYKLSIGAACELEWPSERFMIQVLDDSTDPVVKDLVETECQRWKSKGVNIKYEVRGNRKGYKAGALKEGLKHDYVEDCEYIAMFDADFQPEPDFLLRAVPFLVHNPEIALVQARWKFVNSGECLLTRFQEMSLDYHFKYEQEAGSSLHSFFGFNGTAGVWRIAAIDDAGGWKDRTTVEDMDLAVRAMLQGWKFVYVGDIKVKSELPSTFKAYRFQQHRWSCGPANLFKKMMVEILENKKVSLWSKIYLWYNFFFVGKVAAHTVTFIYYCCAIPVSVLLPEIQIPLWGVVYIPTLITLLKALGTPSSFHLVILWVLFENVMSLHRIKAAASGLLDAGGRVNEWVVTEKLGDTSKAKPGANGSDDVKVIDVKLTEPLVPKLVKRRARFWERYNCSELFVGTCILLCGFYDLLFAKKGYYIFLFLQGTAFLVVGFGYVGTLPHCNA, encoded by the exons ATGGGCGTCTCCGAGGAGGCGGCGCGGGTGTGGGCGGAGCTGCCCGTGCGGGTGGACTGGGCGGCCGCGGCGGCGCAATGCGCGTCCCTGTGGGCGCACGCGCGCGCGCTGCTGGTCGCGCCAGCGGTGCGGGTCCTGGTGCTCCTGTCGCTGGCGATGACCGTGATGATACTGGCGGAGAAGCTGTTCGTCTGCGCCGTGTGCCTCGCCGTGCGGGCGCTCCGGCTCGGCCCGGACCGGCGCTACCGCTGGGAGCCCATCGGCGGCGGAGTCGGAGACGAGGAGGAGGAGTCCGGGTCCGGCCACGGCGCCAAGTACCCCATGGTGCTCGTGCAGATCCCTATGTACAACGAGCGGGAG GTGTACAAGCTGTCGATCGGGGCGGCATGCGAGCTGGAGTGGCCGTCGGAGCGCTTCATGATCCAGGTGCTGGACGACTCCACGGACCCCGTTGTAAAG GATTTGGTGGAGACGGAATGCCAAAGATGGAAGAGCAAAGGCGTGAATATAAAGTACGAGGTGAGGGGGAACCGGAAGGGGTACAAGGCCGGCGCGCTCAAGGAAGGACTGAAGCATGACTACGTCGAAGACTGCGAGTACATCGCCATGTTCGATGCTGACTTCCAGCCCGAGCCTGATTTCCTCCTAAGGGCTGTCCCATTCCTTGTGCATAACCCGGAGATCGCCCTCGTCCAAGCTCGCTGGAAATTCG TTAATTCTGGTGAGTGTCTGCTGACGAGATTCCAAGAAATGTCCTTGGACTACCATTTCAAGTATGAGCAAGAGGCAGGCTCCTCACTGCATTCATTCTTTGGCTTCAATG GGACAGCCGGTGTCTGGAGGATTGCAGCTATCGATGACGCCGGGGGCTGGAAGGACCGGACGACGGTGGAGGATATGGACCTGGCTGTCCGTGCGATGCTGCAGGGCTGGAAGTTTGTTTACGTCGGCGACATAAAA GTCAAGAGTGAATTGCCTAGCACGTTCAAGGCATACCGGTTTCAGCAGCACAGGTGGTCTTGTGGACCGGCAAACCTGTTCAAGAAAATGATGGTAGAGATTTTAGAAAACAAG AAAGTGTCATTGTGGAGCAAAATCTACTTATGGTACAATTTCTTCTTCGTTGGGAAGGTCGCTGCCCACACGGTGACATTCATCTACTACTGCTGTGCGATCCCCGTGTCTGTTTTGCTTCCTGAGATTCAGATACCTCTCTGGGGAGTTGTCTATATCCCGACGCTCATAACCCTCTTGAAGGCTCTTGGCACACCAAG TTCGTTTCACCTGGTGATCCTCTGGGTTCTGTTTGAGAATGTCATGTCACTGCACCGGATTAAAGCTGCAGCAAGTGGTCTTCTGGATGCTGGTGGACGAGTCAATGAGTGGGTTGTCACCGAGAAGTTGGGCGACACCAGCAAGGCAAAGCCTGGCGCCAATGGATCAGATGATGTAAAGGTGATAGATGTAAAGCTAACAGAACCCCTCGTTCCCAAGCTAGTGAAGAGGCGAGCAAGATTTTGGGAGAG GTACAACTGCTCAGAACTTTTCGTTGGAACCTGCATACTTCTGTGTGGTTTCTATGACTTGCTTTTTGCAAAGAAGGGATACTACATTTTTCTCTTCCTTCAAGGCACGGCTTTCCTTGTTGTTGGCTTTGGGTATGTCGGCACACTACCTCATTGCAATGCATAA